The Rickettsia endosymbiont of Cantharis rufa genome segment TAGTTAAGGAGTTATGGCAAGAATAGATGTTAAGTGTAGATCAAGAATAGATGTTAAGTGTAGATATTATAACGACACAGAAAAAGTAGTAAAGGCGGGATATTCAATTTCAAAACAACAGAGATATCAATGCAAGCAGTGTAATCGATATTTTTAACTGTAATATATTAATAATGCCTCTAAGCCTGGAGTCAAGGCTCAGATAGTAGATATGTCAATCAATGGCTCTGGAGTTAGGGATACAGTAAGAGTATTAAAAGTGGGTATCAATACGGTTATCCGTGTTTTAAAAAAATCTAGCGTTAAAAAAGATAAATCATTCTATCAATACGATAGAAGTAATTATTGCTCCTGAAATAGATGAACAATGGCCTTATGTACAGAATAAATCCAAACAAAGATGGCTTTGGTATTCTTTGGATAAGATTTTGTTAAAAGTAGTTGCTTATACTTTTGGTACAAGATGTGATAGCACATCAGAATCATTACTGAAAAAAACCGGAGGATTTTAAGGTTACTTTTTACTTTACAGATGGATGGGGAAGTTATGCTAGGTTATTAGATCCCAAAAAACACATTGTTAGTAAAAAATATACTCAACGGATAGAACGGGGTAACTTAAATCTTAGAACAAGATGCAAAAGACTGACACGTAAAACAATTTGTTTTTCCAAGTCATTGGATATTCATGATAAAGTCATCGGAACTCTTATTGAACGTATAGCCTTTTAATATCCACATCTGTAAAATGGAGGTGCGACCCTGTTTTTTTACCTGGAAGTACCATTGTTGTTTTTCCCGAATGCTTATTAGTAATATTAATAGGATTATGTTTTGCATTATATATCTTGGGATGGGTAGCTAGCTCTTTTATTGGAGTTGCCACTTTTCCGGTAAATAAATTTTTTTCGATGATTCTTTCAATTATCGGTTTTGAGCCAGGGCTGTCAAAAGTTATAGATTTATTAAAATGTAAGTTGCAAGAATGTATTTTCACTGAGGTTAAATCTGCAATTATTGCTCCAAGTGAATGACCGCTAGTATTAAAACTATATTCTGTGGCTTTACTTAAGCCGCTTAATTTGTCAATTACTTCACCAACAAAATCCTGAAGTGGAGTTAGTTTAGTAGGTAAGTAGCGAAAAGCGATAAGCACATCGTCTAATAAATCATATATATTAAATTTGTGCCGGCACTAGCAATATGAACCTCTTTAGTTTCTTTATTTATAAATGCGACGGCTTTATAACCATATTGAGTAGTGCTGACATAATCACATGAAGCAGCTAGTATTTCCTAGCCGCTATCTGTTAATTGTGCATTGATTTTTGATGTTTCTAGATTATAAATATTTAAATCATCTGTTTTATATGCTAGGTCTAAACCTATATAAGCAAGTTTTTTAGTGCTAATATGTTTAGAATTTTTGTGCTTAGACATATCCACTTCTTTTTTAATCTGTAACCATATTTTATGGTAATTTGAAATAAAAGTCAATCAACAAGCTAATATTTATTAGGATATAGAATATGAGTTTATTTTAAAATATTCTACAGGGGAAATTTATAGAGTTGGCTTAAAGTAAAAAACCCAACTATTTATCAACAATTGAGGGTAATTTAGATTGCAATTAAAATATAGAAGTTTACTTTCCTATTAGAGATACTTCTACCCAGTCGCCTTCAATATCTTCTGACTTTAGGTTAGGTTCTTCTATCACTTCCGGAGTTGTATTTGAAATAGTATCAATAGTGTCTTTTCAAACTTCTGAAATGGTATTAGCTCCACTGCGTGCTAGTCTAGCAATACCGAAAACAACATACTCTAACATATTATCGGTATTACATTATTATTTATATTGCCTATTTGCTCAACTTCTGTAGCACAAGATTGTAAGCTGTCATATCCCCAATGATACATATTTATTCCGACCATACTAGGATATTCCTCTTCAAAATAAGTGTCTAATAAAAATAAATCTTTACCATGACCTGGAATGTCTTTAAGTTTTTGAGTATATTTGTTATTTTCTAATATTTGTTCTTTCCAATCAGCTATGGATAAAACAGCACTATCTTTTAGATCAGCAAAATTCTTTAGCTTATGATTATTTATTCCTTCAACCATTTTATTAATGCCTAGATATTCTGCGGCTTTGTAAGCGGCAGAGCCAGCCATATTATATAAATATGTTCCCCATCCTTCTGCCTTTGATGATCCGGACTCCTCTATATTAGTTATTTTCGGTAAAACTAAGTTTATTTTACCGGCATGATTATTGGTAGTATTAATAATATTAGGTTTTGCATTATATACTTCAGAATGGTTAGCAAGTTCCTCTATCGAAGTTGTCACTTTTTCGGTAAATAAATCCTGATCAATAGCATATCTAATTACTTCTGCTGAACCTGGACTGTCAAAAGTAGTAGATTTATTAAAATTTAAATTACGGGAATGTAATTCTACGCCGGTTAAATCCGCAACTATTGCTCCAAGTGAATGGCCACTAGTATTAAAAATATATTCTGCAGCTTTCTCGCTACCGCCTATTTTCTGGATTATTTCGTTAATAAACTCTTTAACTGGTACTAGTTTGCTAGGAGCATAATGGAAAGTAATACGTATATCATCCAATATATCATTAATATCCGCTTTTGTGCCGGCACTAGCAATATGAATTTCTTTATTGTCTTTATTTATAAACGCAACGGCCTTGTAACCATATTGAGCTGTACTTGCATTCTCACAAGAAGCTGCGAGTATTTCAAAGCCACTACCTACTAAGTGACGACCATCAGTCATTAATGCTTCTGCAAGATATCGATTTGTATCATCTGTCTTATATGCAAGATTTACTCCTAAATGAGCAAACTCCTTATTGCTTATATTATTTGCAGGAATTTCTGCTATATGTAAATACTCGAACTCTTTCATTTGTATTTTCCAATGCTAATTTATTTGTAATTACCATAAAATACGGAATTTTTTAACAAATGTCAAGTATTAATATTAATAGTTGTTAATGATTGACTAATTACCTCTTTAATTTTTATTTAATGACATCCTTTGCTCTCTTTTCAAAAGCTACAATCATTTTTTCGGTTGCTTTGGTAAAATAAGTGCCAATTAACTTATCTTGTATTACGGACTTCATCTTAAAATTAATAAGGAATTTTAATTCAGTTCCTACTGCACACGGAACAAATTGCCAAGTGCTTTTTAGGTATTCAAAGGGTCCTGAAATAGCTATTGTATTAATCAAATATATTCCATCATCTGTTATTGTATTTATAACTCGTGAGTTATATTTTTCTGAGAAGCCTTTTAACTGAATTACTAGCTCGGCAACGGTCTCATAGTTATCTTCTGAAATAATTCTAGAAGCAGAGCACCAAGGCAAGAATTTAGGATAAGACTTTACATCACACACCAAATCAAATAATTCTTGCGGTTTGTAAGGTAAAATTTTTGTTTGTTGGTAGCAAGACATTAGAAATCCGTGACTTTACCTTTATGCTGCCAATCGCCGTATCTTGTCGGTTCTAGACCTTTAACACCACCAATCTCTTCCCGCGTTTCTTTTTCTTTTGGCAAATTTTCTTCTTCTGATATATTATTATCTTTTTTATCGTCCATAATTAATACTCATGAAATTTAATCGTATTTATATTAATAGTCGTTTAGGTGAAAATAGCAAGATAGAATTAACAAGCGATCATATTCACTATATTAAAACGGTGCTACGTCTTAAAGTAAATGATGCCTTACGTATCTTTAACGACATAGACGGAGAATTTTTAGCACAAATTACCGATATAGGTAAAAATAATCTAGCGGTTAAGATTAAAGAACAGCTAAAAAGGCCTTATACGGAATCTGCTTTAACTCTTGCTATTGCTATAATAAAGCAGAATAAATTAATGCTTACAATAAATATGGCTACGCAGCTCGGTGTAACTAAAATTATTCCGTTAATCACAGAGCGATGCCAATTTAGATCGATAAATATTGAACGTTTAACGAAGTGTACTATTGAAGCGACGGAGCAATCAGAACGTCTTACCCCACCGATAATTGAGCAAGCTATTAAACTGCAGGATTATCTTAAAAAAAATAATAATTTTATGTTATATGCTAATGAACATGAAAAAGAAGAAGACTCTATATTACAAATTTCATCATCACTTAGTAATGTGTACTCTTGCGAAATGAAGAGGGATTATACGAAGATCAACTTGGAAAAGAGCAAAGAGTCTGTAAGCCGAGAAGCGGAGCGTATATTAAACGTTCAGCATCCAAGGACTTACAAAGACGACGTAGCCAATTTTTCAAGTTCATCGAGTATAACTATTGTTATTGGACCGGAGGGCGGCTTTACTAATGATGAGCTTGAACTTCTGGCCTCGCATAAGAATACAAAATCTATAAGTTTAGGAAGTAATATACTGCGAGCTGAAACAGCAGCAATAACTGCTATAGCACAAGTGAAGTTGTTGCGATATCATTGTGAGTAGGTATTGCCCGCGTGAACACCTGAGCCGTCATTGCAAGGAGATGCGGAGCATCGACGTGGCAATCTTAGGAATTTGGCACGAGATTGTTTCGTCGAATTATTACGGTAATTCTTCTCGCAATGACGAAAAAACCGATCCACGCAACAACGCCTCCTCGCAATGGCAAAAAGGGATTTTACCTCGCTTTCTCTATTCCTGGCTTGCAGAATAATTTACCTAAACAAAGAAAGGAATAAACCCCGCAAAATCCTATAATTATGTAAAGTATTGTAGCAATAATTGGAAATGAACCAAGTAAAAGTGTAACTAAATTGAAGTTAAACAATCCAACTAAACCCCAATTTATAGCACCTATAGAAGATAGTAAATGTATAGTAGTAATAAGCGGATTATTAGAAGTGTTTATTAGCATACTAAACCTTTTGTTAAATTATTTACTTATGGTAAAATAATAATTTCGTATTTTAAGTCTTATGTCTACTAAATTTTCATAACATGCAGCAAAAAGCAGTAAAATATTAAAATTAAATTTCAAAGTGAGTCTGCGGAGCGTATATAAATACGTGAGCATAGACGAGTCTTACAAAAATTTAGTGTCAATACTTTACCGGTTGAAGCCGTATTAATCTTTTTTAAAAGTTTGGTATATTACGGGTATAACAAAAATTGTAAATATAGTACCGATGCTTAATCCTCCAACTATTACAAAACCGATAGAATTACGAGCAGCAGCACCGGCGCCGCTTGCAAAGATTAGAGGTAGAGCCCCGACTACGGCGGCAAGAGTAGTCATAAGAATTGGACGCAAGCGGAGTTTTGAGGATTCTATTATAGCCTCTCTAACATTTACTCCTTTCTCTCTTAATTGGTTAGCAAATTCTACTAACATAATAGAATTTTTGGTAATTAATCCAATTAAAGTAATAAGTCCAATATTGCTATACATATTAAGGCTGTTGCCGGCAAGCCAGAGAGCAAGTACGCCGCCGGTTATTGAGAAAGGTACGGCAAGTAATATTAATAAAGGGTCAGTAAAACTTTCAAATTGAGCTGCAAGCACTAAATAGATAAATATAAGAGCAAATCCAAATGTTATAAGCATATTACTGTCTGCCTCTCTCATTTGTTTAATTTCTCCGATATATTCAAGCATAGTATTACTAGGATCAAGTAATTTAACGGATATTTTATTAATTTCATCAATTGCGTCATCAATTTTTCTATCAGGAGCGAGATCGGAAGAAATAGTAACGGATTTTGAATTGTTATAATGGCTATATGATTTTACGGATATTGTTTCCTTAATGCTAGCTATCGACTCAAGCGGTAACATATTATTATTTGCTCTAATTAAAATTTTACTAAAGTCGCTAATATCTTTTCGCTCTTTTTGATTAGATTGTAATATAACATCGTATAAATCATTGCCCATTCTAAAATCACCGATTTGTTGACCTGCGAGTAAATATTGTATTGTTCTACCGATATTTGCCAAATTCATCCCATATAAATAAGCCTTATCACGATTAATTTCTATACTTATAGTTGGCATCGCCGATTGTAAATTTCTATTGACGTTTAAGAAAATAGAGTTTGTTTTCATTATATCGATAAATTGCTGTGATATTTTATCTAGATCATCGTACTCAAGGTTTGTTTGAATAGTGAACTCGATAGGGCTACCGGCATTCCCGCTAACCATTGAACGTGGATCCATAGCGAAAATCGACATACCTGGTATTTCGGAAAATTGCTTATTTAGCATATTCTTAATAGTTTCTTGGGAACGAGAACGCTCACCCCAGTCTTTTAACGGAATGAATCCAAAAACATTATCGCTACCGCCTGCACCTATTACCATCAGATAACCTAATATATCTTTATAATTAGCAAGGATTTTTTCTGCCTCCTTCACTACTTTAGTAGAAGATTCTAAACTAGAACCTTCCGGCCCTTTAAAAGAAACTTGCAAAAATCCATCATCTTCTTGTGGTACAAAAACTTTTTGAGTAAATTTAAAGCTGACTATCAGTACTATAAATGATGCAGCAATAATGAGAGTAAACTTCTTTTTATTGTCAAAAGTTAGCTTTAGGTAGTAAATATATTTATTTTGAATAAATTGTAGAATATCATTAAACTTTACTAAGAATTTTGGTAAGTCCGTATTATGTTTTGTGACCATACGACTCGACATCATGGGAGTCAAAGTTAAAGCAACAAATCCTGAAAACAAAACACAAAATGCTAAAGTCCAGGCAAATTCAATAAATAATTTGCCTATAAAGCCTTCTATAAAACCGACAGGTAAAAATACGGCAGCAAGCGTAATAGTCATAGCAATGATTGCAAAACCGATTTCTTTGGAAGCAAGCAAAGCTGCTTCCATGGGTTTATGCCCCATTTCATTATATCTAAAAATATTTTCAAGCATAACTATTGCATCGTCGACGACTAAACCGATAGCAAGTATCATAGCAAGGAGCGTAAATATATTAATAGAAAAGCCGAAAGCATACATCACGCTAAAAGTACCAATCAACGATACCGGAATCGTTATAAACGGAATCAAGGTGATTTTAGCTGATGCAAGAAATAAATAAGTGACTAAAACTACTAATATTAAAGCTTCGAAAATTGTTTGAAATACTGCATAAATTGATGCTTTTACCGGCGTTGCTCCATCGTATGCGATACCCATGCTTACTCCACTCGGCATTGATTCTTTAATTCTTTCTAATTCTTTAGCTACTTCATTTGATAAATCGATGACGTTGGCTTTTGATTCTTTTATAAGACCAAGAGCAATAGAACTTTTGCCGTTATATCTAAAAATTATATCTTCATCGGGAGAAGTTAAAGATACTTTCGCTATGTCTCGTAATTTTAGTATACTGCCGTTTTGTGTTTTTAGAATAATATTGCCAAATTCTTCTGGTGTAGATAAAGAGCCTTCAAGAGTTACTATAAAATTATTAATTCCGGTTTTAATTGTACCTGCCGGATAATCTTTATTTTGTTCTTTTATTGCGGATTCAATCTCCAATAAAGAAATTTTATGCTGATATAATTTTTTAGAGTCTGGTTCTATTCTCATTATATATTCCCTGCCACCGTAAATTTGCGACTGTCCAACCGACTCAAGTTTATCCAATGGTGTTTGTAGACTATCTTCAACAATTTTTGTTAACTCCAAATCGTTATATTGGTCGCTTTCAACACTTATGAAGAGGCTCGGAAAACTATCGGCATCAAGTTTTGCAACCGATGGGGCCTTCATATCTTGTGGAAACATGTAAGTAATATCCGATATTTTAGAGCGAACATCGTTTAATGCTATTTCAATATCGGTAGATAATAGAAACGATAAAGTAATACTACTTTCGCCGGTGGAACTTTGAGAAGTTATATAATCTAAATTTTTAACCGTCTTTAAAGTTTTTTCTATACGTGTTGTTATTTCTTTTTCCATATATAAAGCATCGGCACCTGCATAATGAGCATTGACATTTATTATAGGAACTGAAATATCCGGAGTTCCTCTAATTTGTAGTTTAGTAAAAAAAATTGCTCCAAGAGCTACGATAACCAAACTCAAAACCGTAGCAAAGACAGGACGCTTAATACAAATTTCAGATAATAACATAATATTTAATGGGTGTTTTTTAAAAATTTTATTCTAAATTAACGTGAATAGCGAATTATTATATAATCCTCTATTCGGTTAGAAATATTTAATATAAAAAAGTATATATTATTTTTTATTAAAAAACTTATAATTTTTTACAGGGTAGGAAATTAATTTTTGTAATTTACTACTGACAATAAATTAGGGTTTTAATGATAAATTTTCACTTTAATTACTTGATTAAGATAGTTTTAACAGTATAACTGATGTAAAATGGCTACATTTTTCTATAAATTAGTATAATAACGTATATACTTTAAACTTTGTAAATAACTGGCATTTGCAGTATTTGGGTAGTTTGTTATAATTAACTCACATAAAAAATATATTGATGCATATTATTGTCAGTTGTATATATTGTTTTATAAAAAAACATCAATACATATTAACCCATTAAAGGAGAGTTGATTTTATTATGAGTACACATAACAAACAAGAATCAAAAAAAATGAATAAAACCGAATTTATAGCATTTATGACCGACCATGGTCATAATCATAAACATGCTTCACATAAATCATTAACAAAAGCTGATGCCGAGAAAGCACTTAATTTAGTTCTTGATAGTGTGATTAGTGCTATAAATAGTCACCATAATATTAATATAACAGGTTTCGGTTCATTTGAAATACATCATAGAAAAGCACGTGAGGGTCGTAATCCAAAAACCGGAGCAAAAATGAAGATAGATGCTTACAATCAACCTACTTTTAGAGCAGGAAGAAAAATGAAAGAAGCTTGTAATTAATGATAAGGAAGTAACTTATAGTACTGATAATTCTCGAACCCCGCTACAAGCTTGCGGGGCGACACTAGAAAAACCGGCTCATGCAACAATGCTTTGCAAAAGCCGGAATGATATATAATGCTTCTTAAGTAGAATTTATAACGATATTACAACCATTGATAATCGAAAATCTAGAGTTTAACTTAAAACATAACAAGTTATATAACAGCTGGCTTATTGAAGCTGAAAATATAAGACAGGCTTTAAGAGATTTAGAAGATTTTATATATTTAAAGCTTTTTAAGAATAATATTCCTCTCATAAACAATCCTGATTATCATTTTATCGCTAGGGAAACTCCAAGTACATCTAATGTTAAAAATATTTCTATAGAGCAAATAAGAAAGTTACAAGATTTTTTAAGTAAGACTTCTGCAATTTCAGGTTATAAAATTGCCGTAATTTATTCGGCGGATCTTATGAATTTGAATGCGGCTAATTCTTGCTTAAAAATTCTTGAAGATGCGCCAAAGAATAGTTATATTTTTTTAATTACTTCAAGAGCTGCAAGTATTATTTCTACAATTAGATCAAGATGTTTTAAAATTAATGTTAGATCATCTATCCACCATACTAAAAACGAATTATATTCCGAGTTTATTCAGCCGATAGCAGATAATGAAACGTTAGATTTTATTAATCGTTTTACTACTAAAGACCGAGAATTATGGCTAGATTTTATTGATAATATATTATTATTAATGAATAGAATCCTTAAAAAATCTGCTAACATTAATATTGAACTCCTAGATTTGGAAAATAAGATTTTTAATAAACTACCGAATAAGCATCCTTCATATTTACTGCAAAAATTTATCGACATAAAAAAGTTAATATATAATACCATTGATTATGATTTAGACTTAAAAACAAGTTATATATTAGTGGTGAATGAGTTCTCTAGTAATTAGACCTACTTGGAAATTTTACTTCTAGGAGTAATTTGTACGTCGATCCTAACCCCTAATCCTCACGTATGTTTAAGCTCGTTGCGGTTCGAGGTGAAGTGTCTCCTTCAAATTCCTCCCTATAAGCGACTTTCCGAATAGGTCTATTGAATCCGATACTATCCTACATGTTATCCATAAAACAGAGGTTGCTTAAAAACAGTTTATCTGAGGTTTCGATGTCATTCCCGCGAAAGCGGGAATCCGGGAAAAAAGCATAAATACAGCAAATTTTTAAAATTAAAAGCTCGATTTATCTCGCTTTACCCTGGTTTCCACTTTCGTGGGAATGACATCAAAAAACTAAATTACACCATGAACCAACTGTTTCCAGGCAATGCCCATAAAACCATAAAATATTATTGTTGCTAAAACATATTGGGCAAAATATATTAGGACTTTATAAATTAAATTACTTACATGTTTAAAACTTTAACACAAAATTTAACGAAGATTTTTGATAGACTAGTCAGCTCAGGAATTTTAACGGAAGCTCAAATAGATGCTACTATGAGGGATATAAGAGTAGCTCTTTTGGAGTCGGATGTAGCATTGCCGGTGATAAAAAATTTTATAGCAGAAGCTAAACAAAAAGCTTTAGGGCAGGAGGTTATTAAGTCTGTTTCACCTGGACAGATGATAATTAAAATTATTCATGAAGAGATGATAAATCTCCTAGCTTCGAGTGAAAGCGATACAAAGTTAAATTTAAATTCAAAGCCGCCGGTAAATTTATTAATGGTAGGTCTGCAAGGTAGCGGTAAAACTACGGCGAGTGGAAAGATTGCTTTACGTCTTAAGAATCAAAATAAAAGGCCTCTACTTGTATCTCTTGATACTTATAGACCCGCAGCACAAGAGCAGCTAGCGATACTTGCAAGTTCAGTGAGTATTGATTCATTACCGATTGTTAAAGGTGAGAAACCTCTTGATATTGTCAAAAGAGCTATCGCTGAAGCTAAGCTCTCTGCTTATGACGTTGTAATTTATGATACGGCAGGTCGTACACAAATTGATAAAGAGATGATGAATGAGGCCCTTGCAATAAAAAAGATAGTAGAACCTACGGAAACTTTATTAGTAATTGACAGTATGACAGGGCAGGATGCAGTAGTTACGGCAAGTAGCTTTAATGAGGAGTTAGAAATTTCAGGATTAATTTTATCTAGAATTGACGGTGATTCTAAGGGTGGTGCGGCACTTAGTGTAAAATATATTACTAAAAAGCCGATTAAATTTTTAAGTAGTGGTGAAAAGCTAACTGATTTAGAGGAATTCAATGCTGAACGTTTAGCTTCTCGAATACTCGATATGGGCGATATTATCTCCTTTGTTGAAAAAGCCGCCAGTATAGTTGATAGAGAAGAAGCCGAAAAAACGGCATCTAAATTAAAAAAAGGTAAATTTGATCTAAATGATTATATGCAGCAAATGAGAAGCATAAAAAAAATGGGGGGATTTGGAGGTATACTTAGTATGTTACCGGGAAGCGGTAAAATTATGGATCAAATAGATCAATCAAAATTAAATAGTAAAATACTTGAACATCAAGAGGCAATTATTTTATCTATGACGCTGAAAGAGCGTAAAAACCCCGATATGATTAATGCCTCTCGTAGAAAACGTATAGCTGCTGGAGCAGGGACCACGGTACAAAAAGTAAATATTTTGCTAAAGCAACATAGACAAATAAGCGAGATGATGAAAAAAGCAAGTAAAATGAATCCTAAAAATCTATTACGTAGCGGAATTGGAAAGTTGTTTTCGTAAAATGGCATTATTGTCTAGGTTTAAGCGGCTTTATATGTCATTCCCGCGAAAGCGGGAATCCAGTATAACCATATAAAAAAAACAAGTTTTTATATTGTTATATAATCAATTATGTAACTCTGTAGCAATAGCAATATTGAAGTTATTTTTCTGGATTCCCGCCTGCGCGGGAATGACAGGGGTGGCCGCGCCCCCGTATTGCAGCTTAGCATGAATAGTCTATAATCCTCAAACAGTAATAAAAGAGAATTATAGTTAAGGAGTTATGGCAAGAATAGATGTTAAGTGTAGATCAAGAATAGATGTTAAGTGTAGATATTATAACGACACAGAAAAAGTAGTAAAGGCGGGATATTCAATTTCAAAACAACAGAGATATCAATGCAAGCAGTGTAATCGATATTTTTAACTGTAATATATTAATAATGCCTCTAAGCCTGGAGTCAAGGCTCAGATAGTAGATATGTCAATCAATGGCTCTGGAGTTAGGGATACAGTAAGAGTATTAAAAGTGGGTATCAATACGGTTATCCGTGTTTTAAAAAAATCTAGCGTTAAAAAAGATAAATCATTCTATCAATACGATAGAAGTAATTATTGCTCCTGAAATAGATGAACAATGGTCTTATGTACAGAATAAATCCAAACAAAGATGGCTTTGATATTCTTTGGATAAGATTTTGTTAAAAGTAGTTGCTTATACTTTTGGTACAAGATGTGATAGCACATCAGAATCATTACTGAAAAAAACTGGAGGATTTTAAGGTTACTTTTTACTTTACAGATGGATAGGGAAGTTATGCTAGGTTATTAGATCCCAAAAAACACATTGTTAGTAAAAAATATACTCAACGGATAGAACGGGGTAACTTAAATCTTAGAACAAGATGCAAAAGACTGACACGTAAAACAATTTGTTTTTCCAAGTCATTGGATATTCATGATAAAGTCATCGGAACTCTTATTGAACGTATAGCATTTAATATCCACATCTGTAAAATGGAGGTGCGACCCGAAAATTAATTAGATTTTTGAAAGAATAGCTACTCCTATTTCAAAAAAATTTTATAATTTGCAGCAAAAAGTAATTTAATTAGATTTAAAATTTATTTTGTTAACAGTCACATATAAAATATAATTAATATAGCTTGAAAAAATACTTCTAACAGGCTATATTTTATTATATAAATACATATAGGTTTGTTTATGATCGATTATACAAAAACTTTAACAACAGCCTCAAAAAATAAAACTTTTGATGAAGGCTTAAAAAAATACATGCTTAAAGTATATAATTATATGGCTTTAGCACTTTTATTAACCGGCGTAGCAGCCGTAACGACTATATCAGTTGAACCGCTATATAACTTAATGTTTCAAACCGGCTTTGGCACTATTATAATGTTTGCACCGCTTGGTATTGCTTTATATTTCTTTATGGGCTTCGGACGCATGAGCTTACAAACAGCTCAAGTATTATTTTGGGTTTATG includes the following:
- a CDS encoding IS1 family transposase; this encodes MVSKKYTQRIERGNLNLRTRCKRLTRKTICFSKSLDIHDKVIGTLIERIAFNIHICKMEVRPEN
- the ffh gene encoding signal recognition particle protein, which codes for MFKTLTQNLTKIFDRLVSSGILTEAQIDATMRDIRVALLESDVALPVIKNFIAEAKQKALGQEVIKSVSPGQMIIKIIHEEMINLLASSESDTKLNLNSKPPVNLLMVGLQGSGKTTASGKIALRLKNQNKRPLLVSLDTYRPAAQEQLAILASSVSIDSLPIVKGEKPLDIVKRAIAEAKLSAYDVVIYDTAGRTQIDKEMMNEALAIKKIVEPTETLLVIDSMTGQDAVVTASSFNEELEISGLILSRIDGDSKGGAALSVKYITKKPIKFLSSGEKLTDLEEFNAERLASRILDMGDIISFVEKAASIVDREEAEKTASKLKKGKFDLNDYMQQMRSIKKMGGFGGILSMLPGSGKIMDQIDQSKLNSKILEHQEAIILSMTLKERKNPDMINASRRKRIAAGAGTTVQKVNILLKQHRQISEMMKKASKMNPKNLLRSGIGKLFS